One window of Chryseobacterium indologenes genomic DNA carries:
- a CDS encoding FtsK/SpoIIIE family DNA translocase, giving the protein MDKKTQKKQTESPETGKILSKPRIFSGLTFILLSAVLAFSFISYLMNWKADQSQAGTMLDKTIKSSNIFGKAGDWLGNIFIFESIGIASFIIAFLFLVVGTLILKKKIFKPWKTFGHSLFFICWLPIFMGALTKGQGVLGGVYGYQIMDYLNSIIGAVGLWTVLVASILLYFILEFNLRPSSIKAKLDKINENTIGKVKSMIPDSNDDFEADEELKEEAEEIEETAPSRVTVSDVTNSTSNNSIHTIKEPEPVSVPKGFPEVPVSTGIETITTPNHTSFEVEPREVAQPVSLNLSTKPIVPVSTPEEAFDIRPSSPSSAVNTAPAQENIKFNVEVAPVIDILDDSDKKSQELVEKHGLYDHKLDLAKFQMPPVELLKDYGSEEISINKEELEENKNKIVGLLKNFNVGIAEIKATIGPTVTLYEIVPEAGIRVAAIKKLQDDIALNLSALGIRIIAPMPGKGTIGIEVPRKNPTMVSMRSVIASQKFQNTDMDLPVVFGKTISNEIFMADLSKMPHLLMAGATGQGKSVGINAILTSLLYKKHPSELKFVMVDPKKVELSLYSKIERHYLAKLPDAEEAIITDTNKVINTLNSLCIEMDTRYDLLKNAFCKNLKEYNKKFAERKLNPDNGHRFLPYIVLVVDEFADLIMTAGKEVELPIARLAQLARAVGIHLIVATQRPSVNVITGMIKANFPARAAFRVISSVDSRTILDSPGADQLIGKGDMLYFNGNEILRLQCAFVDTPEVERLAEFIGEQKGYASAFLLPEYVSEDSTSTVGTFDPNEKDALFEEAARIIVSTQQGSTSMLQRQLKLGYNRAGRIMDQLEASGIVGGFNGAKAREVLISDLHSLEQFLEDLRS; this is encoded by the coding sequence ATGGATAAAAAGACACAAAAAAAACAGACTGAATCGCCTGAAACAGGCAAAATTTTATCTAAGCCACGTATTTTTTCCGGGCTTACTTTTATACTTTTATCGGCTGTTCTTGCATTCTCATTCATTTCTTATTTAATGAACTGGAAAGCAGATCAAAGCCAGGCAGGAACGATGCTGGACAAGACTATAAAATCTTCAAATATCTTTGGCAAGGCTGGTGACTGGCTGGGGAATATCTTCATTTTCGAAAGTATTGGTATTGCTTCATTCATCATTGCATTTTTATTTCTTGTAGTCGGCACTCTAATCCTTAAGAAGAAAATCTTCAAACCATGGAAAACCTTCGGGCACTCTTTGTTTTTTATCTGCTGGCTTCCAATTTTTATGGGAGCACTTACTAAAGGACAAGGTGTTTTAGGAGGCGTATATGGATATCAGATTATGGATTACCTTAATTCTATTATTGGAGCGGTAGGTCTATGGACTGTGTTGGTGGCAAGTATTCTTTTGTATTTTATTCTAGAATTTAATCTTCGTCCAAGTTCTATCAAAGCAAAATTGGATAAGATCAATGAAAATACTATTGGAAAAGTAAAATCTATGATTCCGGACTCTAATGATGACTTCGAGGCAGATGAGGAATTGAAAGAAGAAGCTGAAGAAATTGAAGAAACAGCTCCATCTCGTGTTACGGTAAGTGATGTTACCAATAGCACTTCCAATAATTCAATCCATACAATAAAAGAACCAGAACCTGTAAGTGTTCCGAAAGGATTTCCGGAAGTTCCGGTTTCAACCGGTATAGAAACCATTACGACTCCAAACCACACTTCTTTTGAAGTGGAGCCAAGAGAGGTTGCCCAGCCGGTAAGTTTAAATCTTTCTACAAAACCTATTGTTCCGGTTTCTACTCCGGAAGAAGCATTTGATATCAGACCATCTTCTCCATCTTCTGCTGTAAACACTGCACCGGCACAGGAAAACATTAAATTCAATGTAGAAGTAGCCCCTGTAATTGACATTCTGGATGATTCTGATAAAAAATCTCAGGAACTTGTAGAAAAACACGGTTTATATGATCACAAGCTTGATCTGGCTAAATTCCAGATGCCACCTGTAGAATTACTGAAAGATTATGGAAGTGAAGAAATCTCCATCAACAAAGAAGAATTAGAAGAAAATAAGAATAAGATCGTTGGGCTTCTGAAAAACTTCAACGTAGGAATTGCAGAGATCAAGGCAACAATTGGTCCTACTGTCACATTATATGAAATTGTACCGGAAGCGGGAATCAGAGTAGCAGCTATTAAAAAACTGCAGGATGATATTGCATTGAACCTTTCCGCGTTAGGAATCAGGATTATTGCTCCGATGCCGGGGAAAGGAACAATTGGTATTGAGGTACCAAGAAAAAACCCTACGATGGTTTCTATGCGTTCTGTAATTGCTTCTCAGAAATTCCAGAATACAGACATGGATCTTCCCGTGGTTTTCGGAAAAACGATTTCTAACGAAATTTTTATGGCTGACCTTTCAAAGATGCCTCACTTACTGATGGCGGGAGCAACAGGTCAGGGTAAATCTGTAGGGATTAATGCAATCCTTACCTCACTTCTTTACAAAAAACACCCAAGCGAACTGAAGTTCGTCATGGTGGATCCTAAAAAAGTGGAGCTTTCTTTATATTCAAAAATTGAAAGACATTATTTAGCAAAACTGCCGGATGCGGAAGAAGCAATCATTACTGATACCAATAAAGTAATCAATACGCTGAACTCTCTTTGTATTGAGATGGACACACGATATGATCTTCTTAAAAATGCTTTCTGCAAAAACCTGAAAGAATACAACAAGAAATTTGCAGAAAGAAAATTAAACCCTGACAACGGACACCGTTTCTTACCTTATATAGTATTGGTAGTAGACGAGTTTGCAGATTTGATCATGACAGCAGGAAAAGAGGTAGAATTACCGATTGCCAGACTGGCACAGCTTGCAAGAGCCGTAGGAATTCACCTTATTGTAGCAACACAAAGGCCATCCGTAAACGTAATTACAGGTATGATTAAAGCCAACTTCCCTGCAAGAGCAGCCTTCAGAGTAATCTCCAGTGTAGACTCCAGAACGATCCTTGACTCTCCGGGCGCAGATCAGCTGATTGGTAAAGGAGATATGCTTTATTTCAATGGAAATGAGATATTAAGACTTCAATGTGCTTTCGTAGATACGCCAGAGGTAGAAAGACTTGCTGAGTTTATTGGAGAGCAGAAAGGATATGCTTCTGCATTCTTACTTCCTGAATATGTTTCTGAAGACTCTACAAGTACAGTAGGTACTTTTGACCCGAACGAAAAAGATGCTTTATTTGAAGAAGCGGCAAGAATTATCGTTTCAACCCAACAAGGTTCTACATCAATGCTTCAGAGACAATTGAAACTGGGATACAACAGGGCCGGAAGAATTATGGATCAGCTTGAAGCCAGTGGTATTGTGGGAGGTTTTAACGGAGCTAAAGCAAGAGAGGTTCTGATCAGCGATCTTCATTCTTTGGAACAGTTTTTGGAAGATCTGCGTAGTTAA
- a CDS encoding SPFH domain-containing protein, with protein sequence MEKTLKPMSGYLTLVICLALFVAAVYFFVSGVDQSIAYVVIAMLCFLLSCFFLKGLMIIQPNHSRVLNFFGKYVGSVKENGLFFINPLYSSQKISLRSENLQGQTLKVNDKMGNPIEIAVVIVWKVGDTYKAAFDVERYSDFVKMQSEAAVRHLAMSFPYDNLEDDHAPITLREGGDKINSILEQELTDRLSKAGIVIQEARISHLAYASEIAGAMLQRQQATAIVAARTKIVEGAVGMVDLALKKLSEENIVELDDERKAAMVSNLMVVLCGEKAATPVLNAGTLYN encoded by the coding sequence ATGGAAAAAACATTAAAACCCATGTCGGGTTATCTTACACTGGTCATCTGCCTTGCCTTGTTTGTGGCAGCAGTTTACTTTTTTGTTAGTGGAGTAGATCAAAGTATAGCCTATGTAGTTATCGCCATGCTTTGCTTTCTTCTTTCGTGCTTTTTCTTAAAAGGCTTAATGATTATTCAACCCAACCACTCAAGAGTGCTGAACTTTTTTGGAAAATATGTTGGAAGTGTAAAAGAGAACGGATTATTCTTCATCAATCCTTTGTATTCATCACAGAAAATATCTTTACGTTCTGAAAATTTACAGGGACAGACTTTGAAAGTAAATGATAAAATGGGAAATCCAATTGAAATCGCGGTTGTCATCGTATGGAAAGTTGGGGATACTTATAAAGCAGCTTTTGATGTAGAGCGCTATTCTGATTTCGTGAAAATGCAGAGTGAAGCAGCGGTACGTCATTTGGCGATGAGCTTTCCTTATGATAATTTAGAAGATGATCATGCTCCAATTACCCTGAGAGAGGGTGGAGATAAAATCAATTCTATCTTGGAGCAGGAACTTACAGACCGTCTTTCAAAGGCAGGAATTGTGATTCAGGAGGCCAGGATTTCGCATTTGGCTTATGCTTCGGAAATTGCAGGAGCTATGCTTCAGAGACAGCAGGCAACAGCTATTGTAGCAGCAAGAACCAAGATTGTGGAAGGAGCTGTAGGAATGGTGGATCTTGCATTGAAAAAACTTTCAGAAGAGAATATTGTTGAGCTTGATGATGAAAGAAAAGCAGCAATGGTAAGCAATTTAATGGTGGTTCTTTGCGGAGAAAAAGCTGCAACACCGGTATTAAATGCGGGAACACTTTATAATTAA
- a CDS encoding Crp/Fnr family transcriptional regulator, giving the protein MSDLLYKNISKYVNLSKEDFNQFIKPFECRKFKKKEIVLKEGDYCAFEGFVLNGCFKIYYLNENGFEQTLYFAVEGWWITDIDSLINNVPSILNIEALEDSEVLMISKKDKEYLYETMPQIEKLFRIMNQNSSVALQRRILSLTGKTADKRYLEFLEKYPGLEQKITQQQVASYLGITHEFLSKIRKKIFEK; this is encoded by the coding sequence ATGTCCGATCTGCTATATAAAAACATCAGCAAATATGTAAATCTTTCCAAAGAAGATTTCAATCAGTTTATAAAACCTTTTGAATGCCGAAAGTTTAAAAAGAAGGAAATTGTTCTCAAAGAAGGGGATTATTGTGCTTTTGAAGGATTTGTTCTGAATGGCTGTTTTAAAATCTATTACCTGAACGAAAACGGATTTGAACAAACCCTGTATTTCGCGGTAGAAGGATGGTGGATCACAGATATTGACAGTCTTATCAATAATGTACCGAGCATTCTGAATATTGAGGCCCTTGAAGACAGTGAAGTATTGATGATTTCCAAAAAAGACAAAGAATATTTGTATGAGACCATGCCTCAGATAGAAAAACTTTTCAGGATAATGAACCAGAATTCTTCAGTAGCATTGCAGAGAAGGATACTTTCTTTAACGGGGAAAACGGCAGATAAGCGCTATCTTGAATTTCTTGAAAAGTACCCCGGATTGGAACAGAAAATTACCCAGCAGCAGGTGGCTTCTTATTTGGGAATTACTCATGAATTTTTAAGTAAAATCAGGAAGAAAATCTTTGAAAAATAA
- the amaB gene encoding L-piperidine-6-carboxylate dehydrogenase, producing the protein MSKKVKDFGIEKTLKNLGIKEENKGTSTGGKYFASGKVIESISPVDGKLIAKVKTSGESDYDKVIETAQKAFQEFRLIPAPKRGEIVRQLGLKLREYKDDLGKLVSYEMGKSLQEGLGEVQEMIDICDFAVGLSRQLQGYTMHSERPGHRMYEQYHPLGVVGVITAFNFPVAVWSWNTALAWICGNVTIWKPSEKTPLCAIACQNIMMEVIKENNLPEGVSSVLVSDHEIGQKLVDDKRVALVSFTGSTRVGRMVSSKVAERFGKSILELGGNNAIIITKEADIDMSIIGAVFGAVGTAGQRCTSTRRLIIHESVYNEVKTRLTKAYGQLKIGNPLDENNHVGPLIDTDAVNQYEEAIKKCKKEGGKFVVEGGVLTGKEYESGCYVKPCVAEVKNSYEIVQHETFAPILYLIKYKTLEEAIAIQNDVPQGLSSAIMTQNLREAELFLSHAGSDCGIANVNIGTSGAEIGGAFGGEKETGGGRESGSDAWKYYMRRQTNTINYTAQLPLAQGIKFDL; encoded by the coding sequence ATGTCAAAAAAAGTAAAGGATTTCGGAATTGAAAAAACGCTGAAAAATTTAGGTATTAAAGAAGAGAACAAAGGTACCTCAACAGGCGGCAAATATTTCGCTTCAGGAAAGGTGATAGAAAGCATTTCTCCTGTGGACGGAAAGTTGATCGCTAAAGTAAAAACTTCCGGAGAAAGTGATTATGACAAAGTAATTGAAACGGCTCAAAAGGCGTTTCAGGAATTCAGACTGATCCCGGCTCCCAAAAGAGGAGAGATCGTAAGACAGCTGGGCTTAAAATTAAGAGAATATAAAGATGATCTTGGTAAACTTGTTTCTTACGAAATGGGTAAATCATTACAGGAAGGACTTGGTGAAGTTCAGGAAATGATAGACATCTGCGACTTCGCTGTAGGACTTTCAAGACAGCTTCAGGGGTACACCATGCACTCTGAAAGACCTGGACACAGAATGTATGAGCAATACCATCCGCTGGGAGTTGTTGGAGTTATCACTGCATTCAACTTTCCGGTAGCCGTTTGGTCCTGGAATACAGCTTTGGCTTGGATCTGTGGTAACGTTACTATCTGGAAGCCATCAGAAAAAACACCGCTTTGTGCGATTGCATGCCAGAATATCATGATGGAAGTAATTAAGGAAAACAATCTTCCTGAAGGAGTTTCAAGTGTATTGGTATCAGACCACGAAATCGGACAGAAATTAGTAGATGATAAAAGAGTGGCCCTTGTTTCTTTCACAGGATCCACAAGAGTGGGAAGAATGGTTTCTTCTAAAGTGGCAGAAAGATTCGGGAAATCTATCCTTGAATTGGGTGGAAACAACGCTATTATCATTACAAAAGAAGCTGATATTGATATGTCTATCATTGGAGCCGTTTTCGGAGCTGTAGGAACTGCAGGCCAGAGATGTACTTCAACAAGAAGACTGATTATCCACGAAAGTGTATACAATGAAGTGAAAACAAGATTAACAAAAGCTTACGGGCAGCTGAAAATCGGAAATCCATTAGATGAAAATAATCACGTAGGTCCTTTGATTGATACTGATGCAGTAAACCAATACGAAGAAGCTATCAAGAAATGTAAAAAAGAAGGTGGAAAATTCGTTGTTGAAGGCGGAGTTTTAACCGGAAAAGAATATGAATCCGGATGCTATGTGAAACCTTGTGTTGCTGAAGTGAAAAACTCTTATGAGATTGTTCAGCATGAAACTTTTGCACCTATCTTATATCTGATCAAATACAAAACACTGGAAGAAGCTATCGCAATTCAGAATGATGTTCCTCAAGGATTATCTTCCGCGATCATGACCCAGAACTTAAGAGAAGCAGAATTATTCCTTTCTCACGCAGGTTCAGATTGTGGTATTGCCAACGTAAATATCGGAACTTCCGGTGCTGAAATTGGTGGAGCTTTCGGTGGTGAAAAAGAAACCGGAGGAGGAAGAGAGTCTGGATCAGATGCCTGGAAATACTATATGAGAAGACAAACCAATACTATCAATTATACCGCACAACTTCCTTTGGCACAAGGAATTAAATTTGATTTATAA
- a CDS encoding LolA family protein yields MKNIISKVILGSFVVGAVGMANAQKIDAKAKKILDDITANYNSKKNSYFKFSFGSGLNGQVTKTEPGIYYAAGEKYKLKIMDTEQIFDGSKIYNINADDMEVTIAKPNGSGTMFSPINYLTTYRNDYNVTYNGKKMVNGVNADFIKLTPVKANGIQFVYLFVDSAKKQMVKLEQHGNNKDVAVIAIKEYKENQQLDPNMFVFDKNKFKNYVITEL; encoded by the coding sequence ATGAAAAATATTATTTCAAAAGTTATATTAGGAAGTTTTGTTGTAGGTGCAGTAGGTATGGCCAATGCTCAGAAGATTGATGCTAAGGCTAAGAAGATATTGGATGATATTACAGCCAACTACAATTCTAAAAAGAATTCTTACTTCAAATTTTCTTTTGGAAGCGGCCTTAACGGGCAGGTGACGAAAACAGAACCAGGTATTTATTACGCTGCAGGGGAAAAATACAAACTGAAGATCATGGACACGGAACAGATCTTCGACGGAAGCAAGATTTACAATATCAATGCAGATGATATGGAAGTAACAATCGCTAAGCCTAACGGAAGCGGTACCATGTTCTCCCCTATCAACTACCTTACAACTTACAGAAATGATTATAATGTAACCTATAACGGTAAGAAGATGGTAAACGGGGTAAATGCTGATTTCATTAAGCTGACTCCTGTAAAAGCAAACGGAATACAGTTCGTATATTTATTTGTAGATTCTGCTAAAAAGCAAATGGTAAAACTGGAACAACACGGAAACAACAAAGATGTGGCCGTAATTGCGATTAAAGAATACAAAGAAAATCAGCAACTGGACCCTAATATGTTTGTTTTTGACAAGAATAAGTTTAAAAATTACGTAATTACAGAACTTTAA
- a CDS encoding cysteine hydrolase family protein, whose translation MENKFKTILTLGLIFISLITMNAQKQKMENTALLIIDVQNDYFPGGKMTLEKAEQAGENTRRILEYFRSSNLPVIHVKHISTNEGATFFLPDTDGAKINQLVLPRKDEKIITKHFPNSFRETDLMNYLQSKKIKNLVITGMMTDVCVEATTRAAFDFGFNNTIIGDATATRNRELNGEVVNAAEVQRSFLAGISALGNLYARVVNTNDFLNRK comes from the coding sequence ATGGAAAATAAATTCAAAACAATTCTGACCTTAGGTCTGATATTTATTTCACTGATTACAATGAACGCACAAAAACAAAAAATGGAAAACACAGCATTATTAATTATCGACGTACAAAATGATTATTTCCCGGGAGGAAAAATGACATTGGAGAAAGCTGAGCAGGCTGGAGAAAATACCAGGAGAATTTTAGAATATTTCAGGAGCAGCAATCTTCCTGTCATTCATGTCAAACATATCTCAACGAATGAAGGGGCTACTTTTTTTCTTCCGGATACAGATGGAGCTAAGATTAATCAGCTGGTTTTGCCGAGAAAGGATGAGAAAATAATTACCAAGCATTTTCCCAACAGCTTCAGAGAAACGGATCTCATGAACTATCTCCAGTCAAAGAAAATCAAAAACCTGGTGATTACAGGAATGATGACGGATGTTTGTGTAGAGGCAACTACCAGAGCGGCTTTTGATTTTGGATTTAATAATACAATTATTGGAGATGCTACAGCCACCAGAAATCGTGAACTGAATGGGGAAGTGGTAAATGCTGCGGAAGTTCAAAGATCTTTTTTAGCGGGAATTTCCGCTCTTGGGAATCTTTATGCCCGTGTAGTTAATACCAATGATTTTTTAAACAGAAAATAA
- the ccsA gene encoding cytochrome c biogenesis protein CcsA, protein MKKLQDILISTRTMAVLLLVYAFAMAYATFLENDYGTPTAKALIYEAKWFELIMVLLILNFIGNIGRYRLWKREKWPVLVFHLAFIFIFIGGAITRYISFEGTMHIREGETSNEIVTDKNFFKIQIEEKGDVLNYQDVPYLMSPLNKDFKATYDFHGKEVKVFAKEYIQRKKDSLVAEPNGAEYLHLVSTGNTGRQNIYIKPGETKSINGTLVTFNRAIEGAVEFKNEGGKLFIKTPVDASYMTMATQATGSTVKNEFQPLALRSLYTINELKLVVPEGLKKGRLIAIEGDRKKDANVPDMLQIELQGPKTKQLVDLSVEKGNPNAYKQVTMDGLNIMVGFGPKVYNTPFALKLDDFVMETYPGSSSPSAYESHVKIIDEGKETPYKIYMNHVLNHKGYRFFQSSFDPDRMGTVLSVNHDYWGTLISYIGYGLLFLGMFVIFFWKGTHFWKLNKMLIDANKKKTKIATILLVFLSLGLNAQKIETHGTTDGSREHIHVEGDNHTHAPAPSAQPLDGAAPKQNSLATPMGKMRSITPDEIIARNKISKEHADKFGYLLVQSFEGRIVPINTEALDVLRKLYKKDEFKGTDGKYLTANQWFLSINTDTPSWTMVPMIKVGTKGGDELKNKTKADEDGYTSLMNLFPADANGNLTYILEHDYNTAFRKKPAEQTNYDKEVIAVNERVQIFNEFFSGQFMRIVPVKNDANHTWHSWLDQKFEPDMESQQVMGPYFAEALTAQKTGDWSKADAELAKLSEYQQKWGKAVVPAKSKVDLEVFMNKADINFKLLIFYTIIGGLLLILGFVELFKSNKVLNKIIKVIIAVGLVGYLCHFLGLVARWYISGHAPWSNGYEAIIFISWVGITAGLLLYRNSNALIPAAGFMVAVIMMGFAHGGSALDPQITPLVPVLKSYWLIVHVAIITSSYGFFALSMIIAVISLVFYIISNKETYKIHHDTTLKELVIVSEMSLTIGLFALTVGNFLGGIWANESWGRYWSWDPKETWAFISIMVYAFVLHMRLVPGLRSRWAFHVATMFAFCSMVMTYFGVNYYLSGLHSYAAGDPVPVPAWVYIGISTMIILSAISYMKFKTLTKK, encoded by the coding sequence ATGAAGAAGCTCCAAGATATTCTTATCTCAACCAGGACAATGGCTGTATTGCTGCTGGTTTATGCATTCGCGATGGCCTATGCAACGTTCTTAGAAAACGACTACGGAACTCCTACAGCAAAAGCATTAATTTATGAGGCCAAGTGGTTCGAACTGATCATGGTCCTGCTCATTCTTAATTTCATAGGAAATATCGGAAGATACAGACTATGGAAAAGGGAGAAATGGCCGGTTCTTGTTTTCCACCTTGCTTTTATTTTTATTTTTATTGGTGGTGCCATCACAAGATACATCAGTTTTGAAGGAACTATGCACATCAGAGAAGGTGAAACTTCAAACGAAATCGTAACGGATAAAAATTTCTTTAAAATCCAGATCGAAGAAAAAGGTGATGTTCTTAATTATCAGGATGTTCCTTATCTGATGTCCCCATTGAATAAAGATTTCAAAGCAACCTATGACTTCCACGGAAAAGAAGTGAAAGTGTTTGCGAAAGAATATATTCAAAGAAAAAAAGACAGTCTTGTCGCTGAGCCAAACGGTGCGGAATATCTTCATCTGGTATCTACCGGAAATACCGGAAGACAGAATATTTACATCAAACCGGGTGAGACAAAATCGATCAACGGAACTTTGGTGACGTTCAACAGAGCGATTGAAGGAGCGGTTGAATTTAAAAATGAAGGAGGAAAATTATTCATCAAAACACCTGTAGATGCAAGCTATATGACCATGGCTACTCAGGCAACAGGAAGTACTGTAAAAAATGAGTTCCAGCCTTTGGCATTGAGAAGCTTATATACCATCAATGAACTGAAGCTTGTAGTTCCTGAAGGTCTTAAAAAAGGAAGACTGATCGCGATTGAAGGTGACAGAAAGAAAGATGCTAATGTTCCTGATATGCTTCAGATTGAGCTTCAGGGTCCAAAAACAAAACAATTGGTAGATCTTTCTGTTGAAAAAGGAAATCCTAATGCTTACAAGCAGGTGACTATGGATGGTTTAAACATCATGGTTGGATTCGGACCCAAAGTATACAATACCCCTTTTGCGTTGAAGCTGGATGACTTTGTAATGGAAACTTATCCTGGAAGCTCATCTCCAAGTGCTTATGAAAGTCACGTGAAAATCATTGATGAGGGTAAAGAAACTCCTTATAAAATCTATATGAACCACGTTCTTAACCATAAAGGATACCGTTTCTTCCAGTCAAGTTTTGATCCTGACAGAATGGGAACTGTTCTTTCTGTAAACCATGATTACTGGGGAACTTTGATTTCTTACATCGGATACGGACTTTTATTCTTAGGAATGTTTGTGATCTTCTTCTGGAAAGGAACTCACTTCTGGAAACTGAATAAAATGCTGATTGATGCAAACAAAAAGAAAACAAAAATTGCAACAATACTTTTAGTGTTTTTAAGCTTAGGGTTGAACGCACAAAAAATCGAAACTCACGGGACTACGGACGGAAGCAGAGAACACATTCATGTGGAAGGTGATAATCATACCCACGCTCCGGCTCCGTCTGCTCAACCGCTTGATGGCGCTGCTCCAAAGCAGAATTCTCTGGCTACACCGATGGGTAAAATGAGATCTATCACTCCGGATGAAATCATTGCGAGAAACAAAATCAGTAAAGAACATGCTGATAAATTCGGATATCTTTTGGTGCAAAGTTTTGAAGGAAGAATTGTTCCTATCAATACAGAAGCATTGGATGTTTTAAGAAAATTATACAAAAAAGACGAATTTAAAGGAACAGACGGAAAGTATCTTACAGCTAACCAATGGTTTCTTTCAATCAATACAGACACACCAAGCTGGACTATGGTTCCGATGATCAAAGTGGGAACGAAAGGAGGTGATGAACTGAAAAATAAAACAAAGGCAGATGAAGATGGGTATACTTCACTGATGAACCTTTTCCCGGCTGATGCCAATGGTAATCTGACTTATATTTTAGAGCATGATTATAATACGGCATTCCGTAAAAAACCAGCTGAACAAACGAACTACGACAAAGAAGTAATTGCTGTAAATGAAAGAGTGCAGATTTTCAATGAGTTCTTCAGCGGTCAGTTTATGAGAATTGTTCCTGTGAAAAATGATGCCAACCACACATGGCATTCATGGTTAGATCAAAAATTTGAACCGGACATGGAATCTCAGCAGGTGATGGGACCTTATTTTGCTGAAGCTCTTACCGCACAGAAAACCGGTGATTGGAGTAAAGCGGATGCTGAGTTAGCGAAACTTTCAGAATACCAGCAGAAATGGGGTAAGGCAGTAGTTCCTGCAAAATCTAAAGTTGATCTTGAGGTTTTCATGAATAAAGCAGATATTAACTTTAAACTCTTGATTTTCTATACTATTATCGGAGGGCTTCTTTTAATCTTAGGGTTTGTTGAGCTGTTTAAATCCAATAAAGTTTTAAATAAAATCATTAAAGTAATCATTGCGGTTGGTTTAGTAGGATATCTTTGCCATTTCTTAGGACTTGTAGCAAGATGGTATATCTCAGGACACGCACCTTGGAGTAACGGATATGAAGCCATTATCTTCATCTCTTGGGTAGGTATTACGGCAGGTTTATTATTATACAGAAATTCCAATGCATTAATTCCTGCAGCCGGATTTATGGTGGCAGTTATTATGATGGGATTTGCGCACGGAGGTTCAGCTCTTGATCCGCAGATCACGCCGCTTGTTCCGGTATTGAAATCTTATTGGTTAATTGTTCACGTAGCCATTATTACATCAAGTTATGGATTCTTCGCACTGTCGATGATCATTGCTGTAATCTCATTGGTATTCTATATTATATCCAATAAAGAAACTTATAAAATTCACCACGATACAACATTAAAGGAATTGGTAATTGTTTCTGAGATGTCATTAACCATCGGATTGTTTGCATTAACGGTAGGAAACTTCTTAGGAGGAATCTGGGCAAACGAATCATGGGGAAGATACTGGAGCTGGGACCCGAAAGAAACATGGGCGTTCATCTCCATCATGGTATATGCATTTGTACTGCACATGAGGTTAGTGCCTGGCTTGAGAAGCAGATGGGCATTCCACGTAGCAACGATGTTTGCATTCTGCTCAATGGTAATGACTTATTTTGGAGTAAATTACTACTTAAGCGGACTTCACTCATATGCAGCGGGAGATCCGGTACCAGTACCAGCTTGGGTATACATCGGAATCTCTACAATGATCATTTTATCAGCTATCTCTTATATGAAGTTTAAAACTTTAACAAAGAAATAA